One part of the Pithys albifrons albifrons isolate INPA30051 chromosome 21, PitAlb_v1, whole genome shotgun sequence genome encodes these proteins:
- the TRPV2 gene encoding transient receptor potential cation channel subfamily V member 2 isoform X4, whose product MDNFTNGQPGPGQRNRLMGLLETDDSVQEDKPAPRKKEERSGPGKKGEPRPLETPYQKESSDFSPKVKINLNYRPGLVSNQKDPNRFDRDRLFSAVTRGAPEALDGLLEYLRRNSKFLTNSEYTDAKTGKTCLMKALLNLKNGRNDTIPLLLEIDQKTQNPRPLVNVSCSDCYYRGQTALHIAIEKRSLPLVRLLVENGADVHARAHGEFFRKKKEGVYFYFGELPLSLAACTNQLDVVDYLLNNPHQKARLQEQDTQGNTVLHALVMIADDTEENTKFVSTTYVEILKAGVKLDPTCKLEEIVNYDGLNPLQLAAKTGKVEIFRHIIQREIKDPVYRHLSRKFTEWTYGPIHVSLYDLSSLDSFEENSVLEILAYSSDTPNRYKMVVLEPLNKLLQQKWETFASKRFYFSFASYLSFMIIFTAIAYYQPLRVKPSFPVEFTAGGFLWVSGLIIILLGGIYLIFAQSLYLRRRRQSLKTMCSDSCIEILIFIQAFSLLLSAVLYGASSENYVAVMVFSLLLGWVNTLYYTRGFQRTGIYSVMIQKTIMRDLLRFLLVYMIFLFGFAAGEPSLIQGCVVGWAAGSDSPEEPLNPVCPTALVTLMGDAPSVPQNRSVGTMEGTGSHAMYGGLLSVCLELFKITIGMGDLDFQEHTRFRYFVLLLLLLFVILTYILLLNMLIALMSETVTDISGYSKSVWKLQRAIAILEIEKAWLWRQGGKRRSGCFMSVGLNKKDERWCFRVEEIKWTDWAKDVGVLKEDPGNTSDSEVNPEASC is encoded by the exons ATGGACAACTTCACCAACGGGCAGCCGGGCCCAGGGCAGAGGAACAGGCTGATGGGGCTGCTGGAAACCGATGACAGTGTCCAGGAAGACAAACCCGCGCCTCGGAAAAAGGAGGAGAGGTCAGGACctggaaagaaaggagagcCACGACCCTTGGAGACACCTTATCAGAAGGAGAGCAGTGACTTCTCTCCCAAAGTCAAGATTAATCTGAACTATCGGCCAGGACTTGTCAGCAA CCAAAAGGACCCCAATCGCTTTGACAGGGACCGGCTCTTCAGCGCAGTCACAAGGGGCGCCCCCGAGGCACTGGATGGTTTACTGGAGTACTTAAGGAGGAACTCCAAATTTCTCACCAATTCTGAATACACAG ATGCAAAGACTGGGAAGACCTGCCTAATGAAAGCCCTGTTGAACTTAAAGAATGGAAGGAATGACACAATCCCACTTTTGCTAGAAATCGACCAAAAGACACAGAATCCCAGGCCTCTGGTCAACGTGTCCTGCTCTGACTGCTACTACAGAG GGCAGACAGCTCTGCACATTGCCATAGAGAAAAGGAGCCTCCCCTTGGTGAGGCTGCTGGTGGAGAATGGAGCTGATGTCCATGCCAGAGCCCACGGGGAATTcttcaggaagaagaaagaaggagtttacttttattttg GTGAACTTCCCCTCTCCTTGGCTGCTTGTACCAACCAGCTGGATGTGGTGGACTATCTCCTAAACAATCCCCACCAGAaagccaggctgcaggagcaggacaccCAGGGCAACACGGTCCTCCACGCCCTGGTGATGATTGCAGACGACACCGAGGAGAACACCAAGTTTGTGAGCACGACGTACGTTGAGATCCTGAAGGCAGGTGTGAAGCTCGACCCAACGTGTAAGCTGGAGGAGATAGTGAACTATGATGGATTAAATCCTCTGCAGCTCGCTGCCAAGACAGGCAAAGTGGAG ATCTTCAGGCACATCATCCAGAGGGAGATCAAGGACCCCGTGTACCGGCACCTGTCGCGCAAGTTCACCGAGTGGACCTACGGCCCCATCCACGTGTCCCTCTACGACCTGTCCTCCCTGGACAGCTTCGAGGAGAACTCTGTGCTGGAGATCCTGGCCTACAGCAGTGACACCCCG AATCGGTACAAGATGGTGGTTTTGGAGCCACTgaacaaactgctccagcaaAAATGGGAAACATTTGCATCCAAGAGATTCTACTTCAGTTTTGCCTCATACTTGTCATTCATGATCATCTTTACAGCCATTGCATATTACCAGCCCTTACGGGTAAAG CCTTCATTTCCAGTGGAGTTCACAGCTGGAGGCTTCCTGTGGGTGTCTGGACTGATCATTATCTTGTTAGGAGGCATTTACCTGATCTTTGCCCAG AGTCTGTACCTGAGGAGGAGGCGCCAGTCCCTGAAGACCATGTGCTCTGACAGCTGCATCGAGATCCTGAT CTTCATCCAGGCgttctccctgctgctctcagcagtcCTGTACGGTGCCAGCTCCGAGAACTACGTGGCAGTGATGGTGTTCTCgctgctcctgggctgggtCAACACCCTCTACTACACCCGGGGCTTCCAGCGCACGGGGATCTACAGTGTCATGATACAGAAG ACCATCATGAGGGACCTGCTGCGTTTCCTCTTGGTTTACATGATCTTCCTCTTTGGCTTTGCTGCAGGTGAGCCCTCACTCATCCAGGGTTGTGTTGTAGGCTGGGCTGCAGGGTCTGATTCTCCTGAGGAGCCTCTAAACCCTGTTTGTCCCACAGCTCTGGTGACCCTGATGGGCGAtgccccctcagtgccccagaACAGGTCGGTGGGCACCATGGAGGGCACGGGCAGCCACGCCATGTACGGGGGCCTGCTCAGCGTCTGCCTGGAGCTCTTCAAGATCACCATTGGCATGGGTGACCTGGACTTCCAGGAGCACACCCGCTTCAGATActttgtgctgctcctgctgctgctctttgtcaTCCTCACCTACATCCTGCTGCTCAACATGCTGATCGCCCTGATGAGCGAGACTGTCACAGACATCTCTGGTTACAGCAAGAGTGTCTGGAAGCTGCAG AGGGCTATTGCTATTCTAGAGATAGAGAAGGCCTGGCTGTGGCGCCAGGGTGGGAAGAGGAGATCTGGCTGCTTCATGTCAGTGGGGCTCAATAAGAAAGATGAGAGGTGGTGTTTCAG AGTAGAGGAAATTAAATGGACAGATTGGGCAAAGGATGTGGGAGTTCTGAAGGAAGACCCTGGAAACACCAGTGATTCAGAAGTAAATCCAGAAG CCTCCTGCTGA
- the TRPV2 gene encoding transient receptor potential cation channel subfamily V member 2 isoform X1, producing the protein MDNFTNGQPGPGQRNRLMGLLETDDSVQEDKPAPRKKEERSGPGKKGEPRPLETPYQKESSDFSPKVKINLNYRPGLVSNQKDPNRFDRDRLFSAVTRGAPEALDGLLEYLRRNSKFLTNSEYTDAKTGKTCLMKALLNLKNGRNDTIPLLLEIDQKTQNPRPLVNVSCSDCYYRGQTALHIAIEKRSLPLVRLLVENGADVHARAHGEFFRKKKEGVYFYFGELPLSLAACTNQLDVVDYLLNNPHQKARLQEQDTQGNTVLHALVMIADDTEENTKFVSTTYVEILKAGVKLDPTCKLEEIVNYDGLNPLQLAAKTGKVEIFRHIIQREIKDPVYRHLSRKFTEWTYGPIHVSLYDLSSLDSFEENSVLEILAYSSDTPNRYKMVVLEPLNKLLQQKWETFASKRFYFSFASYLSFMIIFTAIAYYQPLRVKPSFPVEFTAGGFLWVSGLIIILLGGIYLIFAQSLYLRRRRQSLKTMCSDSCIEILIFIQAFSLLLSAVLYGASSENYVAVMVFSLLLGWVNTLYYTRGFQRTGIYSVMIQKTIMRDLLRFLLVYMIFLFGFAAGEPSLIQGCVVGWAAGSDSPEEPLNPVCPTALVTLMGDAPSVPQNRSVGTMEGTGSHAMYGGLLSVCLELFKITIGMGDLDFQEHTRFRYFVLLLLLLFVILTYILLLNMLIALMSETVTDISGYSKSVWKLQRAIAILEIEKAWLWRQGGKRRSGCFMSVGLNKKDERWCFRVEEIKWTDWAKDVGVLKEDPGNTSDSEVNPEETRSWKRPPQPPASSAAPEEQALLQPQPPGTEMMPLQGQTRGL; encoded by the exons ATGGACAACTTCACCAACGGGCAGCCGGGCCCAGGGCAGAGGAACAGGCTGATGGGGCTGCTGGAAACCGATGACAGTGTCCAGGAAGACAAACCCGCGCCTCGGAAAAAGGAGGAGAGGTCAGGACctggaaagaaaggagagcCACGACCCTTGGAGACACCTTATCAGAAGGAGAGCAGTGACTTCTCTCCCAAAGTCAAGATTAATCTGAACTATCGGCCAGGACTTGTCAGCAA CCAAAAGGACCCCAATCGCTTTGACAGGGACCGGCTCTTCAGCGCAGTCACAAGGGGCGCCCCCGAGGCACTGGATGGTTTACTGGAGTACTTAAGGAGGAACTCCAAATTTCTCACCAATTCTGAATACACAG ATGCAAAGACTGGGAAGACCTGCCTAATGAAAGCCCTGTTGAACTTAAAGAATGGAAGGAATGACACAATCCCACTTTTGCTAGAAATCGACCAAAAGACACAGAATCCCAGGCCTCTGGTCAACGTGTCCTGCTCTGACTGCTACTACAGAG GGCAGACAGCTCTGCACATTGCCATAGAGAAAAGGAGCCTCCCCTTGGTGAGGCTGCTGGTGGAGAATGGAGCTGATGTCCATGCCAGAGCCCACGGGGAATTcttcaggaagaagaaagaaggagtttacttttattttg GTGAACTTCCCCTCTCCTTGGCTGCTTGTACCAACCAGCTGGATGTGGTGGACTATCTCCTAAACAATCCCCACCAGAaagccaggctgcaggagcaggacaccCAGGGCAACACGGTCCTCCACGCCCTGGTGATGATTGCAGACGACACCGAGGAGAACACCAAGTTTGTGAGCACGACGTACGTTGAGATCCTGAAGGCAGGTGTGAAGCTCGACCCAACGTGTAAGCTGGAGGAGATAGTGAACTATGATGGATTAAATCCTCTGCAGCTCGCTGCCAAGACAGGCAAAGTGGAG ATCTTCAGGCACATCATCCAGAGGGAGATCAAGGACCCCGTGTACCGGCACCTGTCGCGCAAGTTCACCGAGTGGACCTACGGCCCCATCCACGTGTCCCTCTACGACCTGTCCTCCCTGGACAGCTTCGAGGAGAACTCTGTGCTGGAGATCCTGGCCTACAGCAGTGACACCCCG AATCGGTACAAGATGGTGGTTTTGGAGCCACTgaacaaactgctccagcaaAAATGGGAAACATTTGCATCCAAGAGATTCTACTTCAGTTTTGCCTCATACTTGTCATTCATGATCATCTTTACAGCCATTGCATATTACCAGCCCTTACGGGTAAAG CCTTCATTTCCAGTGGAGTTCACAGCTGGAGGCTTCCTGTGGGTGTCTGGACTGATCATTATCTTGTTAGGAGGCATTTACCTGATCTTTGCCCAG AGTCTGTACCTGAGGAGGAGGCGCCAGTCCCTGAAGACCATGTGCTCTGACAGCTGCATCGAGATCCTGAT CTTCATCCAGGCgttctccctgctgctctcagcagtcCTGTACGGTGCCAGCTCCGAGAACTACGTGGCAGTGATGGTGTTCTCgctgctcctgggctgggtCAACACCCTCTACTACACCCGGGGCTTCCAGCGCACGGGGATCTACAGTGTCATGATACAGAAG ACCATCATGAGGGACCTGCTGCGTTTCCTCTTGGTTTACATGATCTTCCTCTTTGGCTTTGCTGCAGGTGAGCCCTCACTCATCCAGGGTTGTGTTGTAGGCTGGGCTGCAGGGTCTGATTCTCCTGAGGAGCCTCTAAACCCTGTTTGTCCCACAGCTCTGGTGACCCTGATGGGCGAtgccccctcagtgccccagaACAGGTCGGTGGGCACCATGGAGGGCACGGGCAGCCACGCCATGTACGGGGGCCTGCTCAGCGTCTGCCTGGAGCTCTTCAAGATCACCATTGGCATGGGTGACCTGGACTTCCAGGAGCACACCCGCTTCAGATActttgtgctgctcctgctgctgctctttgtcaTCCTCACCTACATCCTGCTGCTCAACATGCTGATCGCCCTGATGAGCGAGACTGTCACAGACATCTCTGGTTACAGCAAGAGTGTCTGGAAGCTGCAG AGGGCTATTGCTATTCTAGAGATAGAGAAGGCCTGGCTGTGGCGCCAGGGTGGGAAGAGGAGATCTGGCTGCTTCATGTCAGTGGGGCTCAATAAGAAAGATGAGAGGTGGTGTTTCAG AGTAGAGGAAATTAAATGGACAGATTGGGCAAAGGATGTGGGAGTTCTGAAGGAAGACCCTGGAAACACCAGTGATTCAGAAGTAAATCCAGAAG AGACAAGATCGTGGAAAcggcccccccagccccctgccagcTCAGCTGCCCCCGAGGAGcaggccctgctgcagccccagccaccAGGCACGGAGATGATGCCTCTGCAGGGACAAACCAGAGGCCTTTAA
- the TRPV2 gene encoding transient receptor potential cation channel subfamily V member 2 isoform X2 — MDNFTNGQPGPGQRNRLMGLLETDDSVQEDKPAPRKKEERSGPGKKGEPRPLETPYQKESSDFSPKVKINLNYRPGLVSNQKDPNRFDRDRLFSAVTRGAPEALDGLLEYLRRNSKFLTNSEYTDAKTGKTCLMKALLNLKNGRNDTIPLLLEIDQKTQNPRPLVNVSCSDCYYRGQTALHIAIEKRSLPLVRLLVENGADVHARAHGEFFRKKKEGVYFYFGELPLSLAACTNQLDVVDYLLNNPHQKARLQEQDTQGNTVLHALVMIADDTEENTKFVSTTYVEILKAGVKLDPTCKLEEIVNYDGLNPLQLAAKTGKVEIFRHIIQREIKDPVYRHLSRKFTEWTYGPIHVSLYDLSSLDSFEENSVLEILAYSSDTPNRYKMVVLEPLNKLLQQKWETFASKRFYFSFASYLSFMIIFTAIAYYQPLRVKPSFPVEFTAGGFLWVSGLIIILLGGIYLIFAQSLYLRRRRQSLKTMCSDSCIEILIFIQAFSLLLSAVLYGASSENYVAVMVFSLLLGWVNTLYYTRGFQRTGIYSVMIQKTIMRDLLRFLLVYMIFLFGFAAALVTLMGDAPSVPQNRSVGTMEGTGSHAMYGGLLSVCLELFKITIGMGDLDFQEHTRFRYFVLLLLLLFVILTYILLLNMLIALMSETVTDISGYSKSVWKLQRAIAILEIEKAWLWRQGGKRRSGCFMSVGLNKKDERWCFRVEEIKWTDWAKDVGVLKEDPGNTSDSEVNPEETRSWKRPPQPPASSAAPEEQALLQPQPPGTEMMPLQGQTRGL, encoded by the exons ATGGACAACTTCACCAACGGGCAGCCGGGCCCAGGGCAGAGGAACAGGCTGATGGGGCTGCTGGAAACCGATGACAGTGTCCAGGAAGACAAACCCGCGCCTCGGAAAAAGGAGGAGAGGTCAGGACctggaaagaaaggagagcCACGACCCTTGGAGACACCTTATCAGAAGGAGAGCAGTGACTTCTCTCCCAAAGTCAAGATTAATCTGAACTATCGGCCAGGACTTGTCAGCAA CCAAAAGGACCCCAATCGCTTTGACAGGGACCGGCTCTTCAGCGCAGTCACAAGGGGCGCCCCCGAGGCACTGGATGGTTTACTGGAGTACTTAAGGAGGAACTCCAAATTTCTCACCAATTCTGAATACACAG ATGCAAAGACTGGGAAGACCTGCCTAATGAAAGCCCTGTTGAACTTAAAGAATGGAAGGAATGACACAATCCCACTTTTGCTAGAAATCGACCAAAAGACACAGAATCCCAGGCCTCTGGTCAACGTGTCCTGCTCTGACTGCTACTACAGAG GGCAGACAGCTCTGCACATTGCCATAGAGAAAAGGAGCCTCCCCTTGGTGAGGCTGCTGGTGGAGAATGGAGCTGATGTCCATGCCAGAGCCCACGGGGAATTcttcaggaagaagaaagaaggagtttacttttattttg GTGAACTTCCCCTCTCCTTGGCTGCTTGTACCAACCAGCTGGATGTGGTGGACTATCTCCTAAACAATCCCCACCAGAaagccaggctgcaggagcaggacaccCAGGGCAACACGGTCCTCCACGCCCTGGTGATGATTGCAGACGACACCGAGGAGAACACCAAGTTTGTGAGCACGACGTACGTTGAGATCCTGAAGGCAGGTGTGAAGCTCGACCCAACGTGTAAGCTGGAGGAGATAGTGAACTATGATGGATTAAATCCTCTGCAGCTCGCTGCCAAGACAGGCAAAGTGGAG ATCTTCAGGCACATCATCCAGAGGGAGATCAAGGACCCCGTGTACCGGCACCTGTCGCGCAAGTTCACCGAGTGGACCTACGGCCCCATCCACGTGTCCCTCTACGACCTGTCCTCCCTGGACAGCTTCGAGGAGAACTCTGTGCTGGAGATCCTGGCCTACAGCAGTGACACCCCG AATCGGTACAAGATGGTGGTTTTGGAGCCACTgaacaaactgctccagcaaAAATGGGAAACATTTGCATCCAAGAGATTCTACTTCAGTTTTGCCTCATACTTGTCATTCATGATCATCTTTACAGCCATTGCATATTACCAGCCCTTACGGGTAAAG CCTTCATTTCCAGTGGAGTTCACAGCTGGAGGCTTCCTGTGGGTGTCTGGACTGATCATTATCTTGTTAGGAGGCATTTACCTGATCTTTGCCCAG AGTCTGTACCTGAGGAGGAGGCGCCAGTCCCTGAAGACCATGTGCTCTGACAGCTGCATCGAGATCCTGAT CTTCATCCAGGCgttctccctgctgctctcagcagtcCTGTACGGTGCCAGCTCCGAGAACTACGTGGCAGTGATGGTGTTCTCgctgctcctgggctgggtCAACACCCTCTACTACACCCGGGGCTTCCAGCGCACGGGGATCTACAGTGTCATGATACAGAAG ACCATCATGAGGGACCTGCTGCGTTTCCTCTTGGTTTACATGATCTTCCTCTTTGGCTTTGCTGCAG CTCTGGTGACCCTGATGGGCGAtgccccctcagtgccccagaACAGGTCGGTGGGCACCATGGAGGGCACGGGCAGCCACGCCATGTACGGGGGCCTGCTCAGCGTCTGCCTGGAGCTCTTCAAGATCACCATTGGCATGGGTGACCTGGACTTCCAGGAGCACACCCGCTTCAGATActttgtgctgctcctgctgctgctctttgtcaTCCTCACCTACATCCTGCTGCTCAACATGCTGATCGCCCTGATGAGCGAGACTGTCACAGACATCTCTGGTTACAGCAAGAGTGTCTGGAAGCTGCAG AGGGCTATTGCTATTCTAGAGATAGAGAAGGCCTGGCTGTGGCGCCAGGGTGGGAAGAGGAGATCTGGCTGCTTCATGTCAGTGGGGCTCAATAAGAAAGATGAGAGGTGGTGTTTCAG AGTAGAGGAAATTAAATGGACAGATTGGGCAAAGGATGTGGGAGTTCTGAAGGAAGACCCTGGAAACACCAGTGATTCAGAAGTAAATCCAGAAG AGACAAGATCGTGGAAAcggcccccccagccccctgccagcTCAGCTGCCCCCGAGGAGcaggccctgctgcagccccagccaccAGGCACGGAGATGATGCCTCTGCAGGGACAAACCAGAGGCCTTTAA
- the TRPV2 gene encoding transient receptor potential cation channel subfamily V member 2 isoform X3: MDNFTNGQPGPGQRNRLMGLLETDDSVQEDKPAPRKKEERSGPGKKGEPRPLETPYQKESSDFSPKVKINLNYRPGLVSNQKDPNRFDRDRLFSAVTRGAPEALDGLLEYLRRNSKFLTNSEYTDAKTGKTCLMKALLNLKNGRNDTIPLLLEIDQKTQNPRPLVNVSCSDCYYRGQTALHIAIEKRSLPLVRLLVENGADVHARAHGEFFRKKKEGVYFYFGELPLSLAACTNQLDVVDYLLNNPHQKARLQEQDTQGNTVLHALVMIADDTEENTKFVSTTYVEILKAGVKLDPTCKLEEIVNYDGLNPLQLAAKTGKVEIFRHIIQREIKDPVYRHLSRKFTEWTYGPIHVSLYDLSSLDSFEENSVLEILAYSSDTPNRYKMVVLEPLNKLLQQKWETFASKRFYFSFASYLSFMIIFTAIAYYQPLRVKPSFPVEFTAGGFLWVSGLIIILLGGIYLIFAQSLYLRRRRQSLKTMCSDSCIEILIFIQAFSLLLSAVLYGASSENYVAVMVFSLLLGWVNTLYYTRGFQRTGIYSVMIQKTIMRDLLRFLLVYMIFLFGFAAGEPSLIQGCVVGWAAGSDSPEEPLNPVCPTALVTLMGDAPSVPQNRSVGTMEGTGSHAMYGGLLSVCLELFKITIGMGDLDFQEHTRFRYFVLLLLLLFVILTYILLLNMLIALMSETVTDISGYSKSVWKLQRAIAILEIEKAWLWRQGGKRRSGCFMSVGLNKKDERWCFRVEEIKWTDWAKDVGVLKEDPGNTSDSEVNPEAAKGAFEM; encoded by the exons ATGGACAACTTCACCAACGGGCAGCCGGGCCCAGGGCAGAGGAACAGGCTGATGGGGCTGCTGGAAACCGATGACAGTGTCCAGGAAGACAAACCCGCGCCTCGGAAAAAGGAGGAGAGGTCAGGACctggaaagaaaggagagcCACGACCCTTGGAGACACCTTATCAGAAGGAGAGCAGTGACTTCTCTCCCAAAGTCAAGATTAATCTGAACTATCGGCCAGGACTTGTCAGCAA CCAAAAGGACCCCAATCGCTTTGACAGGGACCGGCTCTTCAGCGCAGTCACAAGGGGCGCCCCCGAGGCACTGGATGGTTTACTGGAGTACTTAAGGAGGAACTCCAAATTTCTCACCAATTCTGAATACACAG ATGCAAAGACTGGGAAGACCTGCCTAATGAAAGCCCTGTTGAACTTAAAGAATGGAAGGAATGACACAATCCCACTTTTGCTAGAAATCGACCAAAAGACACAGAATCCCAGGCCTCTGGTCAACGTGTCCTGCTCTGACTGCTACTACAGAG GGCAGACAGCTCTGCACATTGCCATAGAGAAAAGGAGCCTCCCCTTGGTGAGGCTGCTGGTGGAGAATGGAGCTGATGTCCATGCCAGAGCCCACGGGGAATTcttcaggaagaagaaagaaggagtttacttttattttg GTGAACTTCCCCTCTCCTTGGCTGCTTGTACCAACCAGCTGGATGTGGTGGACTATCTCCTAAACAATCCCCACCAGAaagccaggctgcaggagcaggacaccCAGGGCAACACGGTCCTCCACGCCCTGGTGATGATTGCAGACGACACCGAGGAGAACACCAAGTTTGTGAGCACGACGTACGTTGAGATCCTGAAGGCAGGTGTGAAGCTCGACCCAACGTGTAAGCTGGAGGAGATAGTGAACTATGATGGATTAAATCCTCTGCAGCTCGCTGCCAAGACAGGCAAAGTGGAG ATCTTCAGGCACATCATCCAGAGGGAGATCAAGGACCCCGTGTACCGGCACCTGTCGCGCAAGTTCACCGAGTGGACCTACGGCCCCATCCACGTGTCCCTCTACGACCTGTCCTCCCTGGACAGCTTCGAGGAGAACTCTGTGCTGGAGATCCTGGCCTACAGCAGTGACACCCCG AATCGGTACAAGATGGTGGTTTTGGAGCCACTgaacaaactgctccagcaaAAATGGGAAACATTTGCATCCAAGAGATTCTACTTCAGTTTTGCCTCATACTTGTCATTCATGATCATCTTTACAGCCATTGCATATTACCAGCCCTTACGGGTAAAG CCTTCATTTCCAGTGGAGTTCACAGCTGGAGGCTTCCTGTGGGTGTCTGGACTGATCATTATCTTGTTAGGAGGCATTTACCTGATCTTTGCCCAG AGTCTGTACCTGAGGAGGAGGCGCCAGTCCCTGAAGACCATGTGCTCTGACAGCTGCATCGAGATCCTGAT CTTCATCCAGGCgttctccctgctgctctcagcagtcCTGTACGGTGCCAGCTCCGAGAACTACGTGGCAGTGATGGTGTTCTCgctgctcctgggctgggtCAACACCCTCTACTACACCCGGGGCTTCCAGCGCACGGGGATCTACAGTGTCATGATACAGAAG ACCATCATGAGGGACCTGCTGCGTTTCCTCTTGGTTTACATGATCTTCCTCTTTGGCTTTGCTGCAGGTGAGCCCTCACTCATCCAGGGTTGTGTTGTAGGCTGGGCTGCAGGGTCTGATTCTCCTGAGGAGCCTCTAAACCCTGTTTGTCCCACAGCTCTGGTGACCCTGATGGGCGAtgccccctcagtgccccagaACAGGTCGGTGGGCACCATGGAGGGCACGGGCAGCCACGCCATGTACGGGGGCCTGCTCAGCGTCTGCCTGGAGCTCTTCAAGATCACCATTGGCATGGGTGACCTGGACTTCCAGGAGCACACCCGCTTCAGATActttgtgctgctcctgctgctgctctttgtcaTCCTCACCTACATCCTGCTGCTCAACATGCTGATCGCCCTGATGAGCGAGACTGTCACAGACATCTCTGGTTACAGCAAGAGTGTCTGGAAGCTGCAG AGGGCTATTGCTATTCTAGAGATAGAGAAGGCCTGGCTGTGGCGCCAGGGTGGGAAGAGGAGATCTGGCTGCTTCATGTCAGTGGGGCTCAATAAGAAAGATGAGAGGTGGTGTTTCAG AGTAGAGGAAATTAAATGGACAGATTGGGCAAAGGATGTGGGAGTTCTGAAGGAAGACCCTGGAAACACCAGTGATTCAGAAGTAAATCCAGAAG CTGCAAAGGGAGCCTTTGAAATGTGA